In a genomic window of Halobiforma lacisalsi AJ5:
- a CDS encoding DCC1-like thiol-disulfide oxidoreductase family protein has translation MYLEPVYPHVTDTQDTFVFDDDCGFCTWWADFFDEHTDLRIVGFSDLSPELRDRLPENYEACSHLVTDDRVYSCGASIEEAFVRSDVAGPLRDVVPFLRNFEDYERLRERWYRSIADERDRWGQFVSKTPPASGDGDEADDSTSS, from the coding sequence TTGTACCTCGAGCCCGTCTATCCCCACGTGACCGACACCCAGGACACGTTCGTCTTCGACGACGACTGCGGGTTCTGTACCTGGTGGGCCGACTTCTTCGACGAGCACACCGACCTTCGGATCGTCGGCTTCAGCGACCTGTCCCCCGAGTTGCGCGACCGCCTGCCGGAAAACTACGAGGCCTGCTCACATCTGGTGACCGACGACCGGGTCTACTCCTGTGGCGCGTCGATCGAGGAGGCGTTCGTCCGCTCGGACGTCGCCGGACCGCTCCGGGACGTCGTCCCGTTTCTCCGGAACTTCGAGGACTACGAACGGCTCCGCGAGCGATGGTATCGGTCGATCGCCGACGAGCGGGACCGCTGGGGCCAGTTCGTCTCGAAGACGCCGCCGGCGAGCGGCGACGGCGACGAGGCGGACGACTCGACCTCGAGCTAG
- a CDS encoding HpcH/HpaI aldolase family protein: MTSSPRINSLRRTLESDTVALGVLESTYSPALVELYGELGLDFVWIDLEHGGPSPRDGDRLEELLRAADTSGTELLVRLPDPDPGTVRKVLDAGVRNLFVSRVESADDVRQAVRAARFEYDGEPGRRGFANPRASRWGTTADYAATEDDEIVVGATIEHPTAVENLEEILSVPELGFVFAGPLDLAVATGHPGEPAHEDVEELVEEIRTGALEADVPLGGLGFGMDDVNEKADAGYQLLNLGSTTGAVQGVVRSWLTEYEGERERDEE, encoded by the coding sequence ATGACGAGTTCACCGCGGATCAACTCGCTCCGCCGGACGCTCGAGTCCGATACCGTCGCGCTGGGCGTTCTCGAGAGTACCTACTCGCCGGCGCTGGTCGAACTGTACGGCGAACTCGGGCTGGATTTCGTCTGGATCGATCTGGAACACGGCGGTCCGAGCCCGCGGGACGGCGACCGCCTCGAGGAGCTCCTGCGGGCCGCGGACACGTCGGGGACGGAACTGCTCGTCCGGTTGCCCGACCCCGATCCCGGGACGGTCAGGAAGGTCCTCGACGCGGGCGTCCGAAACCTGTTCGTCTCGCGGGTCGAGAGTGCCGACGACGTCCGGCAGGCGGTGCGTGCGGCCCGGTTCGAGTACGACGGCGAGCCGGGCCGGCGGGGCTTTGCGAACCCGCGGGCGAGCCGCTGGGGGACGACCGCGGACTACGCGGCGACCGAGGACGACGAAATCGTCGTCGGCGCGACGATCGAACACCCGACCGCGGTCGAGAACCTCGAGGAGATCCTGTCGGTGCCGGAACTCGGGTTCGTCTTCGCCGGGCCGCTTGATCTGGCCGTCGCGACGGGCCACCCCGGCGAGCCGGCCCACGAGGACGTCGAGGAACTGGTCGAGGAGATCCGGACGGGGGCGCTCGAGGCGGACGTCCCGCTGGGCGGCCTCGGGTTCGGAATGGACGACGTCAACGAGAAGGCCGATGCGGGTTACCAGTTGCTGAACCTCGGGAGTACAACCGGCGCGGTACAGGGGGTCGTGCGGTCGTGGCTGACCGAGTACGAGGGTGAACGCGAAAGGGACGAAGAGTGA